One genomic segment of Cellulophaga sp. HaHaR_3_176 includes these proteins:
- a CDS encoding SDR family oxidoreductase, with amino-acid sequence MHRLEEKYGNTALITGGSSGMGEAIAFELASKGITPILVARNKEKLAVTAKKIASKHKINAITYSVDLSDIEAIKVFLQEISNTDIGLFINCAGIENNGSFTEIETDKEIQLINLNITSTYLLTKHFADKMAKNKKGGILLFSSLFGLMGSPYFANYAASKAYVHNLAISLYPELKELGVDISVFAPGLTDTEMTKTADVDWSKIPMSTMQPDNAAKIALYNLGKKATIIPGFMNKMMVFMAKRIFSMKSFSLMNSKMIRKAIPNSKLRKI; translated from the coding sequence ATGCATAGATTAGAAGAAAAATATGGTAATACTGCTTTAATAACCGGAGGTTCTTCGGGCATGGGAGAGGCTATTGCTTTTGAATTAGCATCCAAAGGTATTACACCCATTTTAGTAGCAAGAAATAAAGAAAAACTAGCCGTTACTGCTAAAAAAATAGCATCTAAACATAAAATAAATGCTATAACATACTCTGTAGATTTATCTGATATAGAAGCTATAAAAGTTTTTCTTCAAGAAATAAGCAATACTGATATAGGCCTTTTTATCAACTGCGCAGGTATAGAGAATAACGGAAGTTTTACTGAAATTGAAACTGATAAAGAAATTCAGTTAATTAATTTAAATATTACTTCTACATACTTACTAACAAAGCATTTTGCCGATAAAATGGCTAAAAATAAAAAAGGCGGTATCTTGTTATTTTCAAGTTTGTTTGGTTTAATGGGTAGTCCATATTTTGCCAATTACGCTGCTTCAAAAGCATATGTTCATAATTTAGCTATTTCCTTATATCCAGAGCTTAAAGAATTGGGTGTAGATATTAGTGTGTTTGCCCCTGGGTTAACAGATACAGAAATGACCAAAACAGCTGATGTTGACTGGTCTAAAATTCCTATGTCTACAATGCAACCTGATAATGCTGCAAAAATTGCTTTATATAATTTAGGTAAAAAGGCTACTATAATACCTGGTTTTATGAATAAAATGATGGTATTTATGGCTAAAAGAATATTCTCTATGAAAAGCTTTAGTTTAATGAATTCTAAAATGATTCGAAAAGCAATACCTAATAGTAAACTACGTAAAATATAA
- a CDS encoding DsbA family oxidoreductase: MKEKLKIDIVSDVVCPWCIIGYKRLQKAISELGIEDQVEIEWQPFELNPFMPAEGQDLKEHITEKYGSTLEQQKQSQENMTDAGAELGFTFDYFNEMRMANTFEAHILLEYAKDFGKQTELKMRLIKAFFSERKDVSKKEILKEALLDVGLNAEEALAKLDNEEARSEVRNKENYWKNLGVNSVPTVVFNRKSAVTGAQPVDSFKQILSELIDA, translated from the coding sequence ATGAAAGAAAAATTGAAAATAGATATCGTTTCAGATGTAGTATGCCCATGGTGTATTATTGGTTATAAACGCTTACAAAAAGCAATATCTGAACTAGGTATAGAAGACCAAGTAGAGATTGAATGGCAACCGTTCGAATTGAATCCTTTTATGCCTGCAGAAGGTCAAGACCTTAAAGAACATATTACTGAAAAATACGGATCTACTTTAGAACAACAAAAACAGTCTCAAGAAAATATGACTGATGCCGGTGCTGAACTAGGATTCACATTTGATTATTTTAATGAAATGCGCATGGCAAATACTTTTGAAGCGCATATTTTACTAGAATACGCAAAAGACTTTGGCAAACAAACCGAATTAAAAATGCGTTTAATCAAAGCATTTTTTAGCGAAAGAAAAGATGTTTCTAAAAAAGAAATTTTAAAAGAAGCTTTATTAGATGTTGGTTTAAACGCTGAAGAAGCATTAGCCAAATTAGATAATGAAGAAGCACGCTCTGAAGTAAGAAACAAAGAAAATTATTGGAAAAATTTAGGTGTTAATTCTGTACCAACAGTTGTTTTTAACAGAAAAAGCGCTGTAACAGGTGCTCAACCCGTAGATTCCTTCAAACAAATTTTATCAGAATTAATTGATGCTTAA
- a CDS encoding EthD family reductase, with the protein MIKLTVMYPNSKDLKFDKDYYTKQHGQLIGTLLGDAIISSDVNFGLAGATPDQPAPFVVIANLTFASIESFQKSFGANAETILADLVNFTNVKPQVQISEIV; encoded by the coding sequence ATGATAAAATTAACAGTAATGTACCCTAATAGTAAAGATTTAAAGTTTGATAAAGACTATTACACAAAACAACACGGTCAATTAATTGGTACTCTTTTAGGCGATGCTATTATTTCATCTGATGTGAATTTTGGTTTGGCTGGAGCAACTCCAGATCAACCTGCACCTTTTGTGGTAATCGCTAATCTAACTTTTGCTTCAATTGAGTCATTTCAAAAATCATTCGGAGCAAATGCTGAAACTATTTTAGCTGATCTTGTAAATTTTACTAATGTAAAACCTCAGGTTCAAATTAGTGAAATTGTATAA
- a CDS encoding peroxiredoxin-like family protein, producing MEHNKSKGELDALLEVKRKSGVAKFTKEKNKIYTDGITSVDESGILEKALNIGDKAPNFTLKNALNKPVSLYDELKNGPVILTWYRGGWCPYCNITLHYLQEKLPEFKIQGATLLALTPELPDNSLNTSEKNNLEFTVLSDIGNTVGKSYGVVFELTEEVASIYQAGFGLNEKNGDTSNELPLAATYVIDENGIITYAFLDADYKERAEASDIITALKALK from the coding sequence ATGGAACATAATAAGAGTAAAGGTGAATTAGATGCATTGTTAGAAGTAAAACGTAAATCAGGTGTTGCTAAATTTACTAAAGAAAAAAATAAAATATATACCGACGGTATTACCAGTGTCGATGAATCCGGGATACTTGAAAAGGCTCTAAATATAGGTGATAAGGCCCCTAATTTTACATTAAAAAATGCCTTAAACAAACCTGTATCGTTATATGACGAATTAAAAAATGGCCCTGTAATATTAACATGGTACAGAGGTGGTTGGTGTCCATATTGTAATATCACTTTACATTATTTACAAGAAAAGCTACCTGAATTTAAAATTCAAGGAGCAACTCTATTAGCATTAACACCTGAATTACCAGACAATTCTTTAAATACTTCTGAAAAAAACAATTTAGAATTTACGGTTTTAAGTGATATTGGTAATACGGTCGGTAAAAGCTATGGTGTTGTCTTTGAATTAACAGAAGAGGTGGCTTCAATTTACCAAGCTGGTTTTGGTTTGAATGAAAAAAATGGAGACACCAGTAACGAATTGCCTTTAGCTGCAACTTATGTTATTGATGAAAATGGAATAATTACATATGCCTTTTTAGATGCTGATTATAAAGAACGAGCTGAAGCAAGTGACATTATCACTGCATTGAAAGCTTTGAAGTAG
- a CDS encoding haloacid dehalogenase type II, with protein sequence MMETRKKPKVLFFDVNETLLDLTKMKKQVGNALGGNEDLLPLWFTTMLQYSLVVSASGKYEPFGHIGAAALQMVAANNNITIAEEEARKVILTGLRDLPPHPEVKEALTKLKKADYTLVSLTNSSNEGVKKQFESAGLNDYFDERLSIEDVGKFKPFSDTYAWASNKLNVKPEDCMLIAAHGWDVAGALWAGWRAAFVSRPGQQVFPLAPKTEISEPDLKQVAEILISYK encoded by the coding sequence ATGATGGAAACTAGAAAAAAACCTAAAGTACTATTTTTTGATGTTAATGAAACATTACTTGACCTAACTAAAATGAAAAAACAGGTTGGTAATGCCCTTGGCGGTAATGAAGATTTACTACCCTTATGGTTTACCACTATGTTACAATATTCATTAGTGGTTTCGGCTAGTGGCAAATATGAACCTTTTGGTCATATAGGAGCTGCTGCCTTGCAGATGGTAGCTGCAAACAACAATATTACGATAGCAGAAGAAGAGGCTCGTAAAGTCATCTTAACTGGTTTACGTGATTTACCACCACACCCTGAGGTAAAGGAGGCCTTAACTAAATTAAAAAAAGCTGATTATACTTTAGTTTCATTAACAAACTCATCTAACGAAGGCGTTAAAAAACAGTTCGAAAGTGCTGGTTTGAATGATTATTTTGATGAAAGATTAAGTATTGAAGATGTTGGTAAGTTTAAACCCTTTTCAGACACCTACGCATGGGCTTCTAATAAGTTAAATGTAAAACCTGAAGATTGTATGCTGATTGCTGCACACGGTTGGGATGTTGCTGGTGCCCTATGGGCTGGCTGGAGAGCTGCTTTTGTAAGCAGACCCGGACAACAAGTTTTTCCTCTTGCTCCAAAAACAGAGATTTCAGAACCTGATTTAAAACAAGTCGCAGAAATTCTTATTAGCTATAAATAA
- a CDS encoding carboxymuconolactone decarboxylase family protein produces the protein MTTLKVHNIESAPEESKALLEKSQKAYGMIPGLHVVLAASPQALDAYQQLHELFVNSSFNENELTVVWQTINVEHACHYCVPAHTGIAKMMKVDDSITDALRNETPLADAKLEALRTMTLSLVRNRGNVSQEELDAFYAAGYGERQVLDIILGMSQKVISNYTNHIANTPVDAAFEKFAWKK, from the coding sequence ATGACAACATTAAAAGTTCACAACATTGAGAGTGCTCCTGAAGAAAGTAAAGCATTATTAGAAAAATCACAAAAAGCTTATGGTATGATACCTGGTTTACATGTTGTATTAGCTGCATCTCCACAAGCTCTTGACGCGTACCAACAATTACATGAGTTATTTGTAAACTCTTCATTTAACGAAAATGAATTGACTGTAGTGTGGCAAACAATTAACGTAGAACATGCATGTCATTACTGTGTACCTGCACATACCGGAATCGCTAAAATGATGAAAGTTGATGATTCTATTACTGATGCTTTACGTAATGAAACACCTCTTGCTGATGCTAAATTAGAAGCATTACGTACAATGACTCTTTCTTTAGTTCGTAACCGTGGTAACGTTTCTCAAGAAGAATTAGATGCATTTTATGCAGCTGGATATGGTGAAAGACAAGTACTTGATATAATTTTAGGTATGTCACAAAAAGTGATAAGCAACTATACAAACCACATCGCAAATACACCTGTTGATGCTGCATTTGAAAAATTTGCTTGGAAAAAATAA